One Amycolatopsis sp. NBC_00355 genomic window carries:
- a CDS encoding winged helix-turn-helix transcriptional regulator produces the protein MALPREYTGQACSIVRALEIVGERWTLLIVRDAVFGVRRFSDFLEHLGTPRAVLTERLEFLVREEVLTRVPGPGKRSEYELTAKGLALWPVVRSLSAWGDEYYAPEGRRRVFVHESCGGEVTPAGACVTCGAQVPVADTVMTPGPGLPPPSPRDSAITTVLADPRPLLRPIH, from the coding sequence ATGGCACTCCCCCGCGAGTACACCGGCCAGGCTTGCTCGATCGTGCGCGCCCTGGAAATCGTCGGCGAGCGCTGGACGCTGCTGATCGTGCGTGACGCGGTCTTCGGCGTCCGGCGGTTCAGCGACTTCCTGGAGCACCTGGGCACTCCCCGCGCGGTGCTGACCGAACGGCTGGAGTTCCTGGTCCGCGAAGAGGTCCTGACCCGCGTTCCGGGGCCGGGCAAGCGAAGCGAGTACGAGCTGACGGCGAAAGGCCTCGCGTTGTGGCCGGTCGTCCGCTCACTGTCGGCGTGGGGCGACGAGTACTACGCACCCGAAGGCCGCCGGCGGGTGTTCGTGCACGAGTCCTGCGGCGGCGAGGTGACCCCGGCGGGCGCGTGCGTCACCTGCGGCGCGCAGGTACCGGTCGCCGACACGGTGATGACCCCCGGCCCGGGCCTGCCCCCGCCGTCACCGCGGGACAGCGCGATCACGACGGTCCTGGCCGACCCGCGGCCGTTGCTGCGGCCGATCCACTGA